From the genome of Triticum aestivum cultivar Chinese Spring chromosome 3B, IWGSC CS RefSeq v2.1, whole genome shotgun sequence, one region includes:
- the LOC123072906 gene encoding fructose-bisphosphate aldolase-lysine N-methyltransferase, chloroplastic isoform X1, with amino-acid sequence MAAGVVRRRLALAGAGAPPPSPPPIYRQTAAAIPIPEPQVKEDGAFLPWLRSKAGSAVSSALRIGTSPLGRSLFASQPIQEGDCILQLPHTAQLTQDKLPQEVRLLLDDVDDAVARDAAAKVAVLLMMEQRLGHESGWAPYVTSLPAKGQMHNMMFWDLDELDMVRHSPVYDEAIQQKERTRKQFSAAKPALERFPHFFGEIKLEDFMHASALVSSRAWQTSRGVSLVPFADFLNHDGASGSILVYDEEKDVSEVIANRNYAVGEQVMIRYGKYSNATLALNFGFTLSRNIYDQAHVWIDMSEQDPLYEKKLDIWQKHHRTPKSQHMCSSGCTRTSFAIKEVKYYGNKGVGIPQALRAFVRVFCATSIEVTSFSDTTMMASLELEEMAMEAAENDGRLARRPLKHAEREVHAHRKLLMHLESMIQGHSTAIEQLETIDGAASRSMHPLRKEMAKNLLAGEVQVLQSAYAWVANYCKTVACT; translated from the exons ATGGCGGCGGGAGTggtgcgccgccgcctcgccctcgccggcgccggcgcccctcctccttctcctcctcccatcTACCGCCAGACCGCCGCAGCCATCCCCATACCCGAG CCGCAGGTGAAGGAGGACGGTGCTTTCCTCCCCTGGCTGCGGAGCAAGGCCGGGTCCGCCGTCTCCTCGGCGCTGCGCATCGGGACCTCGCCGCTGGGAAG GTCCTTGTTCGCTTCGCAGCCGATCCAGGAGGGGGACTGCATACTGCAACTGCCTCACACCGCT CAGCTTACTCAAGACAAACTTCCGCAGGAGGTCCGCCTGCTGCTCGACGATGTTGATGATGCTGTTGCCAGGGACGCGGCGGCCAAGGTAGCCGTGCTCCTCATGATGGAGCAGCGCCTGGGACAT GAATCGGGGTGGGCGCCTTATGTTACATCCCTTCCGGCCAAGGGTCAGATGCACAACATG ATGTTCTGGGATCTGGATGAGCTTGATATGGTCCGACATAGCCCGGTCTATGATGAAGCCATCCAACAGAAGGAACGAACCAGGAAACAGTTTTCAGCAGCAAAACCA GCTCTTGAACGTTTTCCACATTTCTTTGGAGAAATCAAACTGGAGGACTTCATGCATGCTTCTGCATTGG TTTCATCTCGAGCTTGGCAGACTTCTAGAGGTGTATCACTG GTTCCATTTGCAGATTTCCTTAACCATGATGGTGCTTCTGGTTCTATATTAGTGTATGACGAAGAGAAAGATGTTTCAGAG GTCATTGCCAACAGGAATTATGCTGTTGGTGAACAG GTCATGATAAGATATGGGAAATACTCGAATGCCACACTAGCACTTAACTTTGGGTTTACACTTTCCAGAAACATATATGACCAG GCACATGTTTGGATAGATATGTCAGAGCAAGATCCACTTTATGAAAAGAAGCTTGACATATGGCAAAAGCACCACCGTACTCCGAAATCTCAACACATGTGCAGCTCTGGCTGTACTAGAACTTCTTTTGCCATTAA GGAAGTCAAATACTATGGAAACAAAGGGGTTGGGATTCCACAGGCCTTGCGTGCATTTGTCCGGGTTTTCTGTGCCACCTCAATTGAAG TTACATCATTCAGTGACACAACGATGATGGCCTCTTTAGAATTGGAAGAGATGGCCATGGAGGCTGCTGAAAATGACGGCCGGCTTGCGAGGCGTCCTCTGAAGCATGCGGAGAGAGAAGTCCATGCTCACCGCAAGTTGCTTATGCACCTTGAAAGCATGATTCAGGGTCATTCTACAGCTATTGAG CAACTTGAAACCATTGATGGCGCTGCATCTAGGAGCATGCATCCGTTGAGAAAAGAGATGGCTAAAAATTTACTTGCCGGCGAGGTACAGGTTTTGCAGAGTGCTTATGCATGGGTTGCAAACTACTGTAAGACTGTGGCATGTACATGA
- the LOC123072906 gene encoding fructose-bisphosphate aldolase-lysine N-methyltransferase, chloroplastic isoform X3, producing MAAGVVRRRLALAGAGAPPPSPPPIYRQTAAAIPIPEPQVKEDGAFLPWLRSKAGSAVSSALRIGTSPLGRSLFASQPIQEGDCILQLPHTAQLTQDKLPQEVRLLLDDVDDAVARDAAAKVAVLLMMEQRLGHESGWAPYVTSLPAKGQMHNMMFWDLDELDMVRHSPVYDEAIQQKERTRKQFSAAKPALERFPHFFGEIKLEDFMHASALVSSRAWQTSRGVSLVPFADFLNHDGASGSILVYDEEKDVSEVIANRNYAVGEQVMIRYGKYSNATLALNFGFTLSRNIYDQAHVWIDMSEQDPLYEKKLDIWQKHHRTPKSQHMCSSGCTRTSFAIKEVKYYGNKGVGIPQALRAFVRVFCATSIEELEEMAMEAAENDGRLARRPLKHAEREVHAHRKLLMHLESMIQGHSTAIEQLETIDGAASRSMHPLRKEMAKNLLAGEVQVLQSAYAWVANYCKTVACT from the exons ATGGCGGCGGGAGTggtgcgccgccgcctcgccctcgccggcgccggcgcccctcctccttctcctcctcccatcTACCGCCAGACCGCCGCAGCCATCCCCATACCCGAG CCGCAGGTGAAGGAGGACGGTGCTTTCCTCCCCTGGCTGCGGAGCAAGGCCGGGTCCGCCGTCTCCTCGGCGCTGCGCATCGGGACCTCGCCGCTGGGAAG GTCCTTGTTCGCTTCGCAGCCGATCCAGGAGGGGGACTGCATACTGCAACTGCCTCACACCGCT CAGCTTACTCAAGACAAACTTCCGCAGGAGGTCCGCCTGCTGCTCGACGATGTTGATGATGCTGTTGCCAGGGACGCGGCGGCCAAGGTAGCCGTGCTCCTCATGATGGAGCAGCGCCTGGGACAT GAATCGGGGTGGGCGCCTTATGTTACATCCCTTCCGGCCAAGGGTCAGATGCACAACATG ATGTTCTGGGATCTGGATGAGCTTGATATGGTCCGACATAGCCCGGTCTATGATGAAGCCATCCAACAGAAGGAACGAACCAGGAAACAGTTTTCAGCAGCAAAACCA GCTCTTGAACGTTTTCCACATTTCTTTGGAGAAATCAAACTGGAGGACTTCATGCATGCTTCTGCATTGG TTTCATCTCGAGCTTGGCAGACTTCTAGAGGTGTATCACTG GTTCCATTTGCAGATTTCCTTAACCATGATGGTGCTTCTGGTTCTATATTAGTGTATGACGAAGAGAAAGATGTTTCAGAG GTCATTGCCAACAGGAATTATGCTGTTGGTGAACAG GTCATGATAAGATATGGGAAATACTCGAATGCCACACTAGCACTTAACTTTGGGTTTACACTTTCCAGAAACATATATGACCAG GCACATGTTTGGATAGATATGTCAGAGCAAGATCCACTTTATGAAAAGAAGCTTGACATATGGCAAAAGCACCACCGTACTCCGAAATCTCAACACATGTGCAGCTCTGGCTGTACTAGAACTTCTTTTGCCATTAA GGAAGTCAAATACTATGGAAACAAAGGGGTTGGGATTCCACAGGCCTTGCGTGCATTTGTCCGGGTTTTCTGTGCCACCTCAATTGAAG AATTGGAAGAGATGGCCATGGAGGCTGCTGAAAATGACGGCCGGCTTGCGAGGCGTCCTCTGAAGCATGCGGAGAGAGAAGTCCATGCTCACCGCAAGTTGCTTATGCACCTTGAAAGCATGATTCAGGGTCATTCTACAGCTATTGAG CAACTTGAAACCATTGATGGCGCTGCATCTAGGAGCATGCATCCGTTGAGAAAAGAGATGGCTAAAAATTTACTTGCCGGCGAGGTACAGGTTTTGCAGAGTGCTTATGCATGGGTTGCAAACTACTGTAAGACTGTGGCATGTACATGA
- the LOC123072906 gene encoding uncharacterized protein isoform X6 — protein MAAGVVRRRLALAGAGAPPPSPPPIYRQTAAAIPIPEPQVKEDGAFLPWLRSKAGSAVSSALRIGTSPLGRSLFASQPIQEGDCILQLPHTAQLTQDKLPQEVRLLLDDVDDAVARDAAAKVAVLLMMEQRLGHESGWAPYVTSLPAKGQMHNMMFWDLDELDMVRHSPVYDEAIQQKERTRKQFSAAKPALERFPHFFGEIKLEDFMHASALVSSRAWQTSRGVSLVPFADFLNHDGASGSILVYDEEKDVSEVIANRNYAVGEQAHVWIDMSEQDPLYEKKLDIWQKHHRTPKSQHMCSSGCTRTSFAIKEVKYYGNKGVGIPQALRAFVRVFCATSIEVTSFSDTTMMASLELEEMAMEAAENDGRLARRPLKHAEREVHAHRKLLMHLESMIQGHSTAIEQLETIDGAASRSMHPLRKEMAKNLLAGEVQVLQSAYAWVANYCKTVACT, from the exons ATGGCGGCGGGAGTggtgcgccgccgcctcgccctcgccggcgccggcgcccctcctccttctcctcctcccatcTACCGCCAGACCGCCGCAGCCATCCCCATACCCGAG CCGCAGGTGAAGGAGGACGGTGCTTTCCTCCCCTGGCTGCGGAGCAAGGCCGGGTCCGCCGTCTCCTCGGCGCTGCGCATCGGGACCTCGCCGCTGGGAAG GTCCTTGTTCGCTTCGCAGCCGATCCAGGAGGGGGACTGCATACTGCAACTGCCTCACACCGCT CAGCTTACTCAAGACAAACTTCCGCAGGAGGTCCGCCTGCTGCTCGACGATGTTGATGATGCTGTTGCCAGGGACGCGGCGGCCAAGGTAGCCGTGCTCCTCATGATGGAGCAGCGCCTGGGACAT GAATCGGGGTGGGCGCCTTATGTTACATCCCTTCCGGCCAAGGGTCAGATGCACAACATG ATGTTCTGGGATCTGGATGAGCTTGATATGGTCCGACATAGCCCGGTCTATGATGAAGCCATCCAACAGAAGGAACGAACCAGGAAACAGTTTTCAGCAGCAAAACCA GCTCTTGAACGTTTTCCACATTTCTTTGGAGAAATCAAACTGGAGGACTTCATGCATGCTTCTGCATTGG TTTCATCTCGAGCTTGGCAGACTTCTAGAGGTGTATCACTG GTTCCATTTGCAGATTTCCTTAACCATGATGGTGCTTCTGGTTCTATATTAGTGTATGACGAAGAGAAAGATGTTTCAGAG GTCATTGCCAACAGGAATTATGCTGTTGGTGAACAG GCACATGTTTGGATAGATATGTCAGAGCAAGATCCACTTTATGAAAAGAAGCTTGACATATGGCAAAAGCACCACCGTACTCCGAAATCTCAACACATGTGCAGCTCTGGCTGTACTAGAACTTCTTTTGCCATTAA GGAAGTCAAATACTATGGAAACAAAGGGGTTGGGATTCCACAGGCCTTGCGTGCATTTGTCCGGGTTTTCTGTGCCACCTCAATTGAAG TTACATCATTCAGTGACACAACGATGATGGCCTCTTTAGAATTGGAAGAGATGGCCATGGAGGCTGCTGAAAATGACGGCCGGCTTGCGAGGCGTCCTCTGAAGCATGCGGAGAGAGAAGTCCATGCTCACCGCAAGTTGCTTATGCACCTTGAAAGCATGATTCAGGGTCATTCTACAGCTATTGAG CAACTTGAAACCATTGATGGCGCTGCATCTAGGAGCATGCATCCGTTGAGAAAAGAGATGGCTAAAAATTTACTTGCCGGCGAGGTACAGGTTTTGCAGAGTGCTTATGCATGGGTTGCAAACTACTGTAAGACTGTGGCATGTACATGA
- the LOC123072906 gene encoding ribosomal lysine N-methyltransferase 4 isoform X7, translating to MAAGVVRRRLALAGAGAPPPSPPPIYRQTAAAIPIPEPQVKEDGAFLPWLRSKAGSAVSSALRIGTSPLGRSLFASQPIQEGDCILQLPHTAQLTQDKLPQEVRLLLDDVDDAVARDAAAKVAVLLMMEQRLGHESGWAPYVTSLPAKGQMHNMMFWDLDELDMVRHSPVYDEAIQQKERTRKQFSAAKPALERFPHFFGEIKLEDFMHASALVSSRAWQTSRGVSLVPFADFLNHDGASGSILVYDEEKDVSEVIANRNYAVGEQAHVWIDMSEQDPLYEKKLDIWQKHHRTPKSQHMCSSGCTRTSFAIKEVKYYGNKGVGIPQALRAFVRVFCATSIEELEEMAMEAAENDGRLARRPLKHAEREVHAHRKLLMHLESMIQGHSTAIEQLETIDGAASRSMHPLRKEMAKNLLAGEVQVLQSAYAWVANYCKTVACT from the exons ATGGCGGCGGGAGTggtgcgccgccgcctcgccctcgccggcgccggcgcccctcctccttctcctcctcccatcTACCGCCAGACCGCCGCAGCCATCCCCATACCCGAG CCGCAGGTGAAGGAGGACGGTGCTTTCCTCCCCTGGCTGCGGAGCAAGGCCGGGTCCGCCGTCTCCTCGGCGCTGCGCATCGGGACCTCGCCGCTGGGAAG GTCCTTGTTCGCTTCGCAGCCGATCCAGGAGGGGGACTGCATACTGCAACTGCCTCACACCGCT CAGCTTACTCAAGACAAACTTCCGCAGGAGGTCCGCCTGCTGCTCGACGATGTTGATGATGCTGTTGCCAGGGACGCGGCGGCCAAGGTAGCCGTGCTCCTCATGATGGAGCAGCGCCTGGGACAT GAATCGGGGTGGGCGCCTTATGTTACATCCCTTCCGGCCAAGGGTCAGATGCACAACATG ATGTTCTGGGATCTGGATGAGCTTGATATGGTCCGACATAGCCCGGTCTATGATGAAGCCATCCAACAGAAGGAACGAACCAGGAAACAGTTTTCAGCAGCAAAACCA GCTCTTGAACGTTTTCCACATTTCTTTGGAGAAATCAAACTGGAGGACTTCATGCATGCTTCTGCATTGG TTTCATCTCGAGCTTGGCAGACTTCTAGAGGTGTATCACTG GTTCCATTTGCAGATTTCCTTAACCATGATGGTGCTTCTGGTTCTATATTAGTGTATGACGAAGAGAAAGATGTTTCAGAG GTCATTGCCAACAGGAATTATGCTGTTGGTGAACAG GCACATGTTTGGATAGATATGTCAGAGCAAGATCCACTTTATGAAAAGAAGCTTGACATATGGCAAAAGCACCACCGTACTCCGAAATCTCAACACATGTGCAGCTCTGGCTGTACTAGAACTTCTTTTGCCATTAA GGAAGTCAAATACTATGGAAACAAAGGGGTTGGGATTCCACAGGCCTTGCGTGCATTTGTCCGGGTTTTCTGTGCCACCTCAATTGAAG AATTGGAAGAGATGGCCATGGAGGCTGCTGAAAATGACGGCCGGCTTGCGAGGCGTCCTCTGAAGCATGCGGAGAGAGAAGTCCATGCTCACCGCAAGTTGCTTATGCACCTTGAAAGCATGATTCAGGGTCATTCTACAGCTATTGAG CAACTTGAAACCATTGATGGCGCTGCATCTAGGAGCATGCATCCGTTGAGAAAAGAGATGGCTAAAAATTTACTTGCCGGCGAGGTACAGGTTTTGCAGAGTGCTTATGCATGGGTTGCAAACTACTGTAAGACTGTGGCATGTACATGA
- the LOC123072906 gene encoding fructose-bisphosphate aldolase-lysine N-methyltransferase, chloroplastic isoform X4 has protein sequence MAAGVVRRRLALAGAGAPPPSPPPIYRQTAAAIPIPEPQVKEDGAFLPWLRSKAGSAVSSALRIGTSPLGRSLFASQPIQEGDCILQLPHTAQLTQDKLPQEVRLLLDDVDDAVARDAAAKESGWAPYVTSLPAKGQMHNMMFWDLDELDMVRHSPVYDEAIQQKERTRKQFSAAKPALERFPHFFGEIKLEDFMHASALVSSRAWQTSRGVSLVPFADFLNHDGASGSILVYDEEKDVSEVIANRNYAVGEQVMIRYGKYSNATLALNFGFTLSRNIYDQAHVWIDMSEQDPLYEKKLDIWQKHHRTPKSQHMCSSGCTRTSFAIKEVKYYGNKGVGIPQALRAFVRVFCATSIEVTSFSDTTMMASLELEEMAMEAAENDGRLARRPLKHAEREVHAHRKLLMHLESMIQGHSTAIEQLETIDGAASRSMHPLRKEMAKNLLAGEVQVLQSAYAWVANYCKTVACT, from the exons ATGGCGGCGGGAGTggtgcgccgccgcctcgccctcgccggcgccggcgcccctcctccttctcctcctcccatcTACCGCCAGACCGCCGCAGCCATCCCCATACCCGAG CCGCAGGTGAAGGAGGACGGTGCTTTCCTCCCCTGGCTGCGGAGCAAGGCCGGGTCCGCCGTCTCCTCGGCGCTGCGCATCGGGACCTCGCCGCTGGGAAG GTCCTTGTTCGCTTCGCAGCCGATCCAGGAGGGGGACTGCATACTGCAACTGCCTCACACCGCT CAGCTTACTCAAGACAAACTTCCGCAGGAGGTCCGCCTGCTGCTCGACGATGTTGATGATGCTGTTGCCAGGGACGCGGCGGCCAAG GAATCGGGGTGGGCGCCTTATGTTACATCCCTTCCGGCCAAGGGTCAGATGCACAACATG ATGTTCTGGGATCTGGATGAGCTTGATATGGTCCGACATAGCCCGGTCTATGATGAAGCCATCCAACAGAAGGAACGAACCAGGAAACAGTTTTCAGCAGCAAAACCA GCTCTTGAACGTTTTCCACATTTCTTTGGAGAAATCAAACTGGAGGACTTCATGCATGCTTCTGCATTGG TTTCATCTCGAGCTTGGCAGACTTCTAGAGGTGTATCACTG GTTCCATTTGCAGATTTCCTTAACCATGATGGTGCTTCTGGTTCTATATTAGTGTATGACGAAGAGAAAGATGTTTCAGAG GTCATTGCCAACAGGAATTATGCTGTTGGTGAACAG GTCATGATAAGATATGGGAAATACTCGAATGCCACACTAGCACTTAACTTTGGGTTTACACTTTCCAGAAACATATATGACCAG GCACATGTTTGGATAGATATGTCAGAGCAAGATCCACTTTATGAAAAGAAGCTTGACATATGGCAAAAGCACCACCGTACTCCGAAATCTCAACACATGTGCAGCTCTGGCTGTACTAGAACTTCTTTTGCCATTAA GGAAGTCAAATACTATGGAAACAAAGGGGTTGGGATTCCACAGGCCTTGCGTGCATTTGTCCGGGTTTTCTGTGCCACCTCAATTGAAG TTACATCATTCAGTGACACAACGATGATGGCCTCTTTAGAATTGGAAGAGATGGCCATGGAGGCTGCTGAAAATGACGGCCGGCTTGCGAGGCGTCCTCTGAAGCATGCGGAGAGAGAAGTCCATGCTCACCGCAAGTTGCTTATGCACCTTGAAAGCATGATTCAGGGTCATTCTACAGCTATTGAG CAACTTGAAACCATTGATGGCGCTGCATCTAGGAGCATGCATCCGTTGAGAAAAGAGATGGCTAAAAATTTACTTGCCGGCGAGGTACAGGTTTTGCAGAGTGCTTATGCATGGGTTGCAAACTACTGTAAGACTGTGGCATGTACATGA
- the LOC123072906 gene encoding fructose-bisphosphate aldolase-lysine N-methyltransferase, chloroplastic isoform X2 → MAAGVVRRRLALAGAGAPPPSPPPIYRQTAAAIPIPEPQVKEDGAFLPWLRSKAGSAVSSALRIGTSPLGRSLFASQPIQEGDCILQLPHTALTQDKLPQEVRLLLDDVDDAVARDAAAKVAVLLMMEQRLGHESGWAPYVTSLPAKGQMHNMMFWDLDELDMVRHSPVYDEAIQQKERTRKQFSAAKPALERFPHFFGEIKLEDFMHASALVSSRAWQTSRGVSLVPFADFLNHDGASGSILVYDEEKDVSEVIANRNYAVGEQVMIRYGKYSNATLALNFGFTLSRNIYDQAHVWIDMSEQDPLYEKKLDIWQKHHRTPKSQHMCSSGCTRTSFAIKEVKYYGNKGVGIPQALRAFVRVFCATSIEVTSFSDTTMMASLELEEMAMEAAENDGRLARRPLKHAEREVHAHRKLLMHLESMIQGHSTAIEQLETIDGAASRSMHPLRKEMAKNLLAGEVQVLQSAYAWVANYCKTVACT, encoded by the exons ATGGCGGCGGGAGTggtgcgccgccgcctcgccctcgccggcgccggcgcccctcctccttctcctcctcccatcTACCGCCAGACCGCCGCAGCCATCCCCATACCCGAG CCGCAGGTGAAGGAGGACGGTGCTTTCCTCCCCTGGCTGCGGAGCAAGGCCGGGTCCGCCGTCTCCTCGGCGCTGCGCATCGGGACCTCGCCGCTGGGAAG GTCCTTGTTCGCTTCGCAGCCGATCCAGGAGGGGGACTGCATACTGCAACTGCCTCACACCGCT CTTACTCAAGACAAACTTCCGCAGGAGGTCCGCCTGCTGCTCGACGATGTTGATGATGCTGTTGCCAGGGACGCGGCGGCCAAGGTAGCCGTGCTCCTCATGATGGAGCAGCGCCTGGGACAT GAATCGGGGTGGGCGCCTTATGTTACATCCCTTCCGGCCAAGGGTCAGATGCACAACATG ATGTTCTGGGATCTGGATGAGCTTGATATGGTCCGACATAGCCCGGTCTATGATGAAGCCATCCAACAGAAGGAACGAACCAGGAAACAGTTTTCAGCAGCAAAACCA GCTCTTGAACGTTTTCCACATTTCTTTGGAGAAATCAAACTGGAGGACTTCATGCATGCTTCTGCATTGG TTTCATCTCGAGCTTGGCAGACTTCTAGAGGTGTATCACTG GTTCCATTTGCAGATTTCCTTAACCATGATGGTGCTTCTGGTTCTATATTAGTGTATGACGAAGAGAAAGATGTTTCAGAG GTCATTGCCAACAGGAATTATGCTGTTGGTGAACAG GTCATGATAAGATATGGGAAATACTCGAATGCCACACTAGCACTTAACTTTGGGTTTACACTTTCCAGAAACATATATGACCAG GCACATGTTTGGATAGATATGTCAGAGCAAGATCCACTTTATGAAAAGAAGCTTGACATATGGCAAAAGCACCACCGTACTCCGAAATCTCAACACATGTGCAGCTCTGGCTGTACTAGAACTTCTTTTGCCATTAA GGAAGTCAAATACTATGGAAACAAAGGGGTTGGGATTCCACAGGCCTTGCGTGCATTTGTCCGGGTTTTCTGTGCCACCTCAATTGAAG TTACATCATTCAGTGACACAACGATGATGGCCTCTTTAGAATTGGAAGAGATGGCCATGGAGGCTGCTGAAAATGACGGCCGGCTTGCGAGGCGTCCTCTGAAGCATGCGGAGAGAGAAGTCCATGCTCACCGCAAGTTGCTTATGCACCTTGAAAGCATGATTCAGGGTCATTCTACAGCTATTGAG CAACTTGAAACCATTGATGGCGCTGCATCTAGGAGCATGCATCCGTTGAGAAAAGAGATGGCTAAAAATTTACTTGCCGGCGAGGTACAGGTTTTGCAGAGTGCTTATGCATGGGTTGCAAACTACTGTAAGACTGTGGCATGTACATGA
- the LOC123072906 gene encoding fructose-bisphosphate aldolase-lysine N-methyltransferase, chloroplastic isoform X5, with product MAAGVVRRRLALAGAGAPPPSPPPIYRQTAAAIPIPEPQVKEDGAFLPWLRSKAGSAVSSALRIGTSPLGRSLFASQPIQEGDCILQLPHTALTQDKLPQEVRLLLDDVDDAVARDAAAKESGWAPYVTSLPAKGQMHNMMFWDLDELDMVRHSPVYDEAIQQKERTRKQFSAAKPALERFPHFFGEIKLEDFMHASALVSSRAWQTSRGVSLVPFADFLNHDGASGSILVYDEEKDVSEVIANRNYAVGEQVMIRYGKYSNATLALNFGFTLSRNIYDQAHVWIDMSEQDPLYEKKLDIWQKHHRTPKSQHMCSSGCTRTSFAIKEVKYYGNKGVGIPQALRAFVRVFCATSIEVTSFSDTTMMASLELEEMAMEAAENDGRLARRPLKHAEREVHAHRKLLMHLESMIQGHSTAIEQLETIDGAASRSMHPLRKEMAKNLLAGEVQVLQSAYAWVANYCKTVACT from the exons ATGGCGGCGGGAGTggtgcgccgccgcctcgccctcgccggcgccggcgcccctcctccttctcctcctcccatcTACCGCCAGACCGCCGCAGCCATCCCCATACCCGAG CCGCAGGTGAAGGAGGACGGTGCTTTCCTCCCCTGGCTGCGGAGCAAGGCCGGGTCCGCCGTCTCCTCGGCGCTGCGCATCGGGACCTCGCCGCTGGGAAG GTCCTTGTTCGCTTCGCAGCCGATCCAGGAGGGGGACTGCATACTGCAACTGCCTCACACCGCT CTTACTCAAGACAAACTTCCGCAGGAGGTCCGCCTGCTGCTCGACGATGTTGATGATGCTGTTGCCAGGGACGCGGCGGCCAAG GAATCGGGGTGGGCGCCTTATGTTACATCCCTTCCGGCCAAGGGTCAGATGCACAACATG ATGTTCTGGGATCTGGATGAGCTTGATATGGTCCGACATAGCCCGGTCTATGATGAAGCCATCCAACAGAAGGAACGAACCAGGAAACAGTTTTCAGCAGCAAAACCA GCTCTTGAACGTTTTCCACATTTCTTTGGAGAAATCAAACTGGAGGACTTCATGCATGCTTCTGCATTGG TTTCATCTCGAGCTTGGCAGACTTCTAGAGGTGTATCACTG GTTCCATTTGCAGATTTCCTTAACCATGATGGTGCTTCTGGTTCTATATTAGTGTATGACGAAGAGAAAGATGTTTCAGAG GTCATTGCCAACAGGAATTATGCTGTTGGTGAACAG GTCATGATAAGATATGGGAAATACTCGAATGCCACACTAGCACTTAACTTTGGGTTTACACTTTCCAGAAACATATATGACCAG GCACATGTTTGGATAGATATGTCAGAGCAAGATCCACTTTATGAAAAGAAGCTTGACATATGGCAAAAGCACCACCGTACTCCGAAATCTCAACACATGTGCAGCTCTGGCTGTACTAGAACTTCTTTTGCCATTAA GGAAGTCAAATACTATGGAAACAAAGGGGTTGGGATTCCACAGGCCTTGCGTGCATTTGTCCGGGTTTTCTGTGCCACCTCAATTGAAG TTACATCATTCAGTGACACAACGATGATGGCCTCTTTAGAATTGGAAGAGATGGCCATGGAGGCTGCTGAAAATGACGGCCGGCTTGCGAGGCGTCCTCTGAAGCATGCGGAGAGAGAAGTCCATGCTCACCGCAAGTTGCTTATGCACCTTGAAAGCATGATTCAGGGTCATTCTACAGCTATTGAG CAACTTGAAACCATTGATGGCGCTGCATCTAGGAGCATGCATCCGTTGAGAAAAGAGATGGCTAAAAATTTACTTGCCGGCGAGGTACAGGTTTTGCAGAGTGCTTATGCATGGGTTGCAAACTACTGTAAGACTGTGGCATGTACATGA